In Uranotaenia lowii strain MFRU-FL chromosome 2, ASM2978415v1, whole genome shotgun sequence, one genomic interval encodes:
- the LOC129749495 gene encoding uncharacterized protein LOC129749495: MMEPGSEAELFLRVDRSRNYQEFRTSFLENFSHVHSVSEIIDMMKKTTFSAAKTSVMGYILKMQEIASRANIDEKQTVELIVDGFRDRSANIAVLYPATTIAQLKQLAHRYSQLREMHTASFATSRGGKPPARPATKPSDVRCFNCSAMGHVSANCPEPKREIGSCFRCGSNQHKLKDCPKPAYVMKRQVAMVDDFRRGPALTDIGPVEANGGTIPEINEVQQSPRR, from the coding sequence ATGATGGAACCTGGCTCTGAGGCAGAGTTGTTCTTAAGGGTGGATAGATCAAGAAACTACCAGGAGTTTAGAACCAGTTTTTTGGAGAACTTCAGCCACGTGCATTCTGTGTCGGAGATTATtgacatgatgaaaaaaacaacgTTCAGTGCTGCAAAGACGTCAGTCATGGGTTACATTCTAAAAATGCAAGAAATTGCATCTCGAGCGAACATCGACGAAAAACAGACAGTGGAGTTGATTGTGGACGGGTTTCGTGATCGTTCTGCCAACATTGCGGTTCTCTACCCAGCGACGACAATTGCACAATTAAAACAACTGGCCCATCGGTACTCACAGTTGAGGGAGATGCACACTGCATCGTTCGCAACATCCCGTGGTGGAAAGCCACCGGCTAGACCAGCAACGAAACCGTCCGACGTTAGATGCTTCAACTGTTCCGCGATGGGACACGTATCAGCCAACTGCCCTGAGCCAAAGCGAGAAATCGGATCGTGCTTCCGGTGTGGTTCGAACCAACACAAATTGAAGGACTGCCCCAAACCGGCTTACGTGATGAAGAGACAGGTCGCCATGGTGGACGATTTTCGGCGAGGCCCAGCACTGACAGACATTGGACCGGTCGAGGCAAACGGTGGAACAATTCCAGAAATCAATGAG